One window from the genome of Streptomyces sp. WZ-12 encodes:
- a CDS encoding pentapeptide repeat-containing protein encodes MDTLTFGRVRLTLPGLDEPGLYLSNVGTLDNPRGMVQDFAYSDADLRSLEITDTQLITGRISGVRSKRTHFEALNLHGVEITRSDLGTISWSESKLTRVVLRDCKLMGAALDGLVLDDVLVEGCKLDFATFEKVRATGPVAFVNCVLSEATFTDCDLTDVVFSECTLRLTEFEAGRYRGTDLRGNTLATIRGLANLKKVRIDPGQEADLAQALVAELDITLGDD; translated from the coding sequence ATGGACACCCTCACCTTCGGCCGCGTCAGGCTCACTCTGCCCGGCCTCGATGAGCCGGGCCTGTACCTGTCCAACGTCGGTACCCTCGACAACCCGCGCGGCATGGTCCAAGACTTCGCCTACAGTGACGCTGACCTACGCTCACTCGAAATCACCGACACTCAGCTCATCACCGGCCGGATCAGCGGCGTCCGTTCAAAGCGGACACACTTCGAGGCCCTGAACCTGCACGGCGTGGAGATCACTCGCAGCGACCTCGGCACGATCAGCTGGAGTGAAAGCAAGCTGACCCGCGTGGTCCTCCGTGACTGCAAGCTGATGGGCGCCGCGCTCGACGGGCTGGTACTGGACGATGTCCTGGTCGAGGGCTGCAAGCTCGATTTCGCCACGTTCGAGAAGGTGCGTGCCACGGGCCCCGTGGCCTTCGTCAACTGTGTCCTTAGCGAAGCCACGTTCACTGATTGCGACCTGACCGACGTCGTGTTCTCCGAGTGCACACTCAGGCTCACCGAATTCGAGGCCGGCCGCTACCGCGGCACCGACCTGCGCGGCAACACGCTCGCCACCATCCGGGGCCTCGCGAACCTCAAGAAGGTTCGTATCGATCCCGGCCAGGAGGCGGACCTTGCGCAGGCGCTGGTAGCCGAGCTGGACATCACCCTTGGAGACGACTGA
- the amcA gene encoding multiple cyclophane-containing RiPP AmcA encodes MSAASELISREANTSTAVGLILSAAAGFRDLIGDTPIDPVAKFDNRPTWDNAGNTFDNRSTWDNWNKK; translated from the coding sequence ATGTCCGCAGCCAGTGAACTGATCTCCCGCGAAGCCAACACGTCCACGGCCGTTGGTCTGATCCTCAGCGCCGCCGCCGGGTTCCGTGATCTGATCGGAGATACGCCGATCGACCCGGTGGCAAAGTTCGACAACCGCCCCACGTGGGACAACGCGGGTAACACCTTCGACAACCGCTCCACATGGGACAACTGGAACAAGAAGTAG
- the amcB gene encoding cyclophane-forming radical SAM peptide maturase AmcB, whose translation MRKPVQLATVPHAVIMQPTTQCLPMDCTYCYLPFRKVKNLMPVPVAQAVAKSVNKWAADDPAFEVVWHGGEPLSAGRDHLARLMAPFEGVKHSVQTNAALVDDAWCGYLLEHNVHVGVSIDGPEDMNHHRVTRAGHPAFRVIMRGIQRLRRHGIPFSAIAVVSDPDPGTAASFYEFFAELGVTTLGVNVEEEEGVNRGVHATDPARTADFWAALTDAWSANPVVRLREISRVLNFASTVLSTQQPQPDPVSALWDPLPTVSVDGGVVLLSPELAGFTDERFGDFTTGNVLRDGLDVLMSEADTRTPWITEFRDGVDACRNTCGYFAFCGGAHPANRYFEHGGRMDGTRTRYCTTAKIALLEGVTRHVRSQ comes from the coding sequence ATGCGCAAACCCGTACAGCTCGCGACCGTTCCGCACGCTGTGATCATGCAGCCAACCACACAGTGCCTGCCCATGGACTGTACGTACTGCTACCTGCCGTTCCGCAAGGTCAAGAACCTGATGCCGGTCCCCGTGGCACAGGCTGTGGCGAAGTCGGTCAACAAGTGGGCCGCCGACGATCCCGCGTTCGAAGTCGTGTGGCACGGCGGCGAGCCACTGTCCGCCGGCCGCGATCATCTGGCCAGACTGATGGCCCCCTTCGAAGGCGTGAAGCACAGTGTGCAGACGAACGCGGCCCTCGTCGATGACGCCTGGTGCGGCTACCTGCTGGAGCACAACGTGCATGTGGGCGTCAGCATCGACGGTCCGGAGGACATGAACCACCACCGTGTCACTCGTGCCGGTCACCCCGCGTTCCGCGTGATCATGCGAGGGATCCAACGATTACGTCGGCACGGGATCCCGTTCTCCGCCATCGCAGTTGTCTCCGACCCTGACCCCGGAACGGCCGCCAGCTTCTACGAGTTCTTCGCCGAACTGGGTGTTACCACCCTCGGCGTGAACGTCGAAGAGGAAGAGGGCGTCAACCGCGGCGTGCACGCAACCGACCCTGCAAGGACAGCAGACTTCTGGGCCGCCCTCACGGACGCATGGAGCGCCAATCCGGTAGTCCGCCTACGAGAGATATCGCGCGTGCTGAACTTCGCCAGCACCGTCCTCAGCACTCAACAGCCCCAGCCTGACCCGGTGTCGGCACTGTGGGACCCATTGCCCACTGTCAGCGTTGACGGCGGCGTGGTTCTGCTCTCACCCGAACTGGCCGGCTTCACCGACGAGCGGTTCGGCGACTTCACCACCGGCAACGTCCTCCGTGACGGCCTGGACGTCCTCATGAGTGAGGCCGACACCCGAACCCCCTGGATCACCGAGTTCCGGGATGGCGTAGACGCCTGCCGCAACACCTGCGGGTACTTCGCGTTCTGCGGCGGCGCGCACCCTGCGAACCGGTACTTCGAGCACGGGGGCCGTATGGATGGCACCCGCACTCGATACTGCACAACGGCAAAGATCGCTCTCCTGGAAGGAGTCACACGACATGTCCGCAGCCAGTGA